The Psychrosphaera ytuae genome includes a region encoding these proteins:
- the cspE gene encoding transcription antiterminator/RNA stability regulator CspE, producing MSNSVNGVVKWFNEDKGFGFLTQSNGGKDVFVHFRSIASEGFKTLTEGQQVQFNVEQGPKGPQASNVIAL from the coding sequence ATGTCTAATTCTGTAAATGGCGTAGTCAAATGGTTTAACGAAGACAAAGGTTTTGGTTTTTTAACTCAAAGCAATGGTGGAAAGGACGTATTCGTGCATTTTCGCTCTATCGCTTCTGAAGGGTTCAAAACGTTAACTGAGGGACAGCAAGTCCAGTTTAATGTTGAACAAGGCCCAAAAGGCCCACAAGCATCTAATGTGATTGCTTTATAA
- a CDS encoding PepSY domain-containing protein — translation MMPTLKHFKVFHKWLSVLVGIQLIIWLVTGLYFNLMDANLASGNEHRVRVQYDHNLAAFDLISIANVSPSKLEKGDNDASFDAPIKVEQIWLLGKPYYHFVYEAGAHGDQKRDSELFNAVNGENVKLSPPQVLTIAEQSYSGSGELSKPILRQPPFDDYVAQQNPMWQVDVKDENNTTIYLDEVTGQVLRHVNDDSRLKGLMLKLHFMDYGNTGGFNHWLIICFAVATLFLSVTGMVWLVELLKRDLHKRLG, via the coding sequence ATGATGCCGACACTCAAACACTTCAAAGTATTTCACAAGTGGCTGTCCGTTTTAGTCGGTATCCAGTTGATTATTTGGCTGGTGACTGGCCTTTATTTTAATTTGATGGATGCAAACTTAGCCAGTGGCAATGAACATCGGGTTCGTGTTCAATACGACCACAACTTAGCAGCATTTGATCTCATTTCAATCGCCAACGTGAGTCCGTCAAAGCTGGAAAAAGGTGATAATGATGCTTCTTTTGATGCTCCCATAAAAGTGGAGCAAATCTGGCTACTGGGCAAACCCTACTACCATTTTGTCTATGAAGCTGGCGCTCATGGCGATCAAAAGCGTGACTCCGAGCTGTTTAATGCCGTTAATGGCGAGAACGTTAAGTTATCCCCGCCTCAAGTCTTGACCATCGCTGAGCAGTCATATTCCGGTTCTGGCGAGTTATCAAAACCCATCTTGCGACAACCGCCATTTGACGATTACGTCGCTCAACAAAACCCAATGTGGCAAGTTGACGTCAAAGATGAAAATAATACGACGATTTATCTCGATGAGGTTACGGGCCAGGTGCTTCGACACGTAAACGACGACTCGAGATTAAAGGGTTTGATGCTCAAACTCCATTTTATGGATTATGGTAACACGGGTGGTTTCAATCACTGGCTAATCATATGTTTTGCGGTTGCGACTTTGTTTTTGTCAGTTACGGGTATGGTCTGGCTGGTTGAGTTGTTAAAGCGTGATCTTCACAAACGCCTTGGTTAG
- a CDS encoding PepSY domain-containing protein, with protein sequence MAFTGIQFLFWSITGVYMVSMDIHYIHGESIVKQQKTALNLDDIRYTIDQLAADFPNADQISLSSLQGLPVYRFNNGESGKVMVDAVSGKVVPPIDETSAKQIANYYYNGSTDIVSVTQMSSVSDMPAELSPRHLPFWQIQYQGFLTPTLYVSQHSGEIVAKRHDLWRLFDWMWRFHIMDYDDGENVGNWLLFLFALFGVGAAVTGGVLTFHHVGVVKYRAIKGRTS encoded by the coding sequence ATGGCGTTTACAGGGATCCAGTTTTTGTTTTGGTCGATAACAGGCGTATATATGGTGAGTATGGATATTCACTATATTCACGGCGAATCAATAGTAAAACAACAAAAGACAGCGCTTAACCTCGACGATATACGTTACACAATAGACCAATTAGCGGCTGATTTTCCCAACGCAGATCAAATCTCACTTTCTTCGTTGCAGGGATTACCTGTTTATCGTTTCAACAATGGTGAAAGTGGTAAAGTGATGGTCGATGCCGTCAGTGGAAAGGTGGTGCCGCCAATCGATGAAACATCCGCTAAACAAATCGCTAATTATTATTACAACGGCAGCACAGACATCGTTTCCGTCACCCAAATGAGCTCTGTTTCGGATATGCCAGCAGAGTTGTCACCTCGCCACTTACCATTTTGGCAAATCCAGTATCAGGGGTTTCTGACACCCACTTTGTACGTTAGCCAACACAGCGGAGAAATCGTTGCTAAGCGCCATGATTTATGGCGTTTGTTTGATTGGATGTGGCGGTTTCATATTATGGATTATGACGATGGTGAAAATGTGGGTAACTGGCTGTTGTTTTTATTTGCCTTATTTGGAGTTGGTGCGGCGGTGACAGGAGGTGTCTTGACGTTTCATCATGTAGGTGTGGTTAAATACCGTGCTATTAAGGGTCGAACGTCATGA
- a CDS encoding efflux RND transporter permease subunit codes for MIESIIRWSVGNRFFVVLITLIVAFGGLYSIKNTPVDAIPDLSDVQVIIKTSYPGQAPQVVQDQVTFPLTTAMLSVPGAQTVRGYSFFGDSYVYIIFDDDTDLYWARSRVLEYLSQVTPNLPESAKPQLGPDATGVGWVYIYALTDKSGNHDLSQLRSIQDWFLKYELQTVPGVSEVAAVGGMVKQYQVQVDPDKLRAYNVPLSHIQMALKRGNKETGASVVEMAEAEYMVTATGYIQSVQDIEKIPLGMNDQGTPLRIGDVADVNLGPQMRRGIAELNGEGEVVGGVVVMRFGENAQQTINGVKEKLNSLKSSLPDGVEIVPVYDRSTLIDRAVDNLWEKLIEELAVVALVCVAFLFHLRSSIVAVVTLPLGILVAFIIMYMQGINANIMSLGGIAIAIGAMTDGAIVMIENMHKHMEALNKKGIPLNDQNRWELVAKAASEVGPALFFSLLIITVSFLPVFILEAQEGRMFSPLAYTKTYAMAASAGLAITLVPVLMGYFIRGKVISENKNPLNRLLISVYMPVLKGVLKFPKSTIVAAVLITLVGFWPVDKIGSEFIPPLDEGDLMYMPTTYPGISIGKARELLQQTDKLIRTVPEVENVFGKVGRAETATDPAPLTMIETFIQLKPKDQWREGMTTESLKAEFDQLVKFPGLTNAWVMPIKTRIDMLATGIKTPVGIKVAGPNLDTIQQIGQQIEQLLPNVTGTASVYSERVAGGRYIKVDISRDKASRFGLNIEDVQQVVSTAIGGMNVTQTVEGQERYPVNLRYPQDYRDSPEQLARLPVVTPDGQRIALGDVADIRVESGPPGIKSENARINGWTFIDIDGVDVGSYVESAKSYLANNLELPVGYSITWAGQYEYMERAKEKLTYVLPLTFAIIVILLYLNFRSFSEVAIIIVTLPMAMIGGLWLMYFEGFNFSVAVGVGFIALAGVAVEIGVIMLVYLNQAYQSAMDECKQTNTPFTAHKLAQAIMEGAGMRIRPVMMTVATIIIGLMPILYGTGTGSEVMSRIAAPMVGGMASAVVLTLIVLPSIYYLWRLNSLKRESRS; via the coding sequence ATGATTGAATCAATAATTCGATGGTCCGTTGGTAATCGATTCTTTGTCGTATTGATCACCTTGATAGTTGCGTTTGGTGGACTGTATTCGATTAAAAACACACCGGTAGATGCAATACCGGATTTATCCGATGTCCAGGTGATCATCAAAACCAGTTACCCGGGCCAAGCACCGCAAGTTGTTCAAGACCAAGTCACATTTCCGTTAACCACGGCCATGTTATCTGTACCTGGCGCGCAAACCGTAAGAGGTTATTCATTTTTTGGTGACTCGTATGTCTATATCATTTTTGATGATGATACCGATTTGTATTGGGCAAGAAGCCGCGTACTTGAATATTTGAGTCAAGTTACGCCTAACTTACCAGAATCCGCTAAACCTCAATTGGGCCCCGATGCGACAGGTGTTGGCTGGGTTTATATTTATGCTTTGACGGATAAATCTGGCAATCATGATTTAAGCCAATTAAGAAGTATTCAAGATTGGTTTTTAAAATATGAATTACAAACTGTACCCGGTGTTTCCGAGGTGGCAGCTGTTGGCGGCATGGTAAAACAGTACCAAGTGCAAGTTGACCCAGATAAATTAAGAGCCTACAACGTTCCTCTCAGCCATATTCAAATGGCTCTAAAACGAGGCAATAAAGAAACCGGTGCATCGGTTGTCGAAATGGCCGAAGCCGAATACATGGTAACAGCAACGGGCTATATCCAGTCTGTACAAGACATTGAAAAGATCCCACTAGGGATGAATGACCAGGGCACGCCACTGCGTATCGGGGACGTTGCCGATGTTAATTTAGGCCCGCAAATGCGACGAGGTATTGCCGAGTTAAACGGTGAAGGCGAAGTCGTAGGTGGTGTTGTGGTAATGCGCTTTGGCGAAAACGCCCAACAAACGATTAACGGGGTAAAAGAAAAACTCAATTCACTCAAGTCTTCCTTACCTGATGGAGTAGAGATTGTTCCGGTATACGACCGTTCGACCCTCATCGATCGCGCCGTAGATAATTTGTGGGAAAAGCTGATTGAAGAGCTCGCTGTAGTCGCTCTGGTGTGCGTGGCGTTTTTGTTTCATTTGCGCTCGTCCATTGTCGCGGTTGTTACCTTACCACTGGGCATTTTAGTCGCGTTTATCATCATGTACATGCAAGGTATCAACGCCAATATTATGTCTCTTGGTGGCATTGCCATTGCTATTGGTGCTATGACAGATGGTGCCATTGTAATGATAGAAAACATGCATAAGCACATGGAGGCACTGAACAAAAAGGGCATTCCTCTGAATGACCAAAATCGCTGGGAGCTGGTGGCTAAAGCGGCCAGCGAGGTTGGTCCTGCGTTGTTCTTTAGCTTATTGATCATCACGGTGTCATTTTTACCCGTTTTCATTTTGGAAGCTCAAGAAGGTCGAATGTTTTCGCCACTGGCTTATACCAAAACGTATGCAATGGCGGCTTCTGCTGGTTTAGCGATAACGTTGGTTCCGGTTTTGATGGGCTATTTTATTCGCGGAAAGGTCATTTCAGAAAACAAAAATCCGCTTAACCGATTACTGATCAGCGTATACATGCCTGTACTAAAAGGGGTATTGAAGTTTCCTAAATCGACGATTGTGGCTGCTGTTTTAATAACTCTTGTGGGCTTTTGGCCGGTTGATAAAATTGGCAGTGAATTTATCCCGCCATTAGACGAAGGCGACTTGATGTATATGCCGACTACCTATCCGGGCATATCTATTGGTAAAGCGAGAGAGTTGTTGCAACAAACCGATAAGTTAATTCGGACCGTACCAGAAGTCGAAAACGTATTTGGTAAAGTGGGTCGAGCTGAAACTGCAACCGATCCAGCGCCACTAACAATGATAGAGACGTTTATTCAACTCAAGCCCAAGGACCAATGGCGAGAGGGAATGACGACTGAATCACTAAAAGCAGAGTTTGATCAGCTAGTTAAGTTTCCTGGTTTAACCAATGCTTGGGTAATGCCAATCAAAACTCGAATTGACATGTTGGCGACAGGTATTAAAACGCCTGTTGGGATTAAGGTGGCAGGACCAAACTTAGATACGATTCAGCAGATAGGCCAACAGATCGAACAATTACTGCCTAACGTAACGGGTACGGCTTCAGTGTACTCTGAGCGCGTTGCGGGAGGTCGATACATTAAGGTCGATATTTCGCGGGACAAAGCGAGCCGGTTTGGTCTCAACATTGAAGATGTTCAACAAGTAGTGTCAACAGCCATCGGTGGAATGAATGTGACCCAAACTGTCGAAGGCCAAGAGCGATATCCAGTTAACTTGCGTTATCCGCAGGATTATCGAGATTCACCAGAGCAGCTCGCAAGATTACCGGTTGTAACACCAGACGGACAACGAATTGCACTGGGAGATGTAGCAGACATTCGAGTCGAGAGTGGGCCACCAGGGATAAAAAGTGAAAATGCACGCATTAATGGCTGGACCTTTATCGATATTGATGGCGTTGATGTTGGTAGTTATGTTGAAAGTGCCAAGTCTTATTTGGCAAACAATCTAGAGCTGCCAGTTGGGTATTCAATTACCTGGGCCGGTCAATATGAGTATATGGAACGCGCGAAAGAAAAGCTGACCTACGTGTTACCGCTGACATTTGCGATCATTGTCATCTTACTCTATTTAAACTTCCGCTCGTTTAGCGAAGTGGCCATTATTATCGTAACTCTGCCAATGGCGATGATTGGTGGGCTTTGGTTAATGTATTTTGAGGGATTTAATTTTTCTGTTGCCGTGGGAGTTGGTTTTATAGCTCTTGCGGGTGTCGCGGTTGAAATAGGGGTAATTATGCTTGTTTACCTCAATCAGGCATATCAAAGTGCGATGGACGAGTGCAAACAAACGAACACACCGTTTACTGCTCATAAATTAGCACAGGCAATTATGGAAGGTGCCGGTATGCGAATTCGTCCCGTGATGATGACCGTAGCGACAATCATCATTGGTTTGATGCCGATATTATACGGAACAGGGACGGGCTCTGAAGTTATGAGCCGTATCGCCGCTCCTATGGTAGGCGGCATGGCTAGTGCTGTCGTCCTTACATTAATCGTGTTACCCTCGATTTATTATCTTTGGCGTTTAAACAGCCTGAAACGAGAGTCAAGGAGTTAA
- a CDS encoding efflux RND transporter periplasmic adaptor subunit: MPNNNNNNGMSLKLVAAVIFGTLVGAGAISALQGTPSSTDETEASAEKKPLYWVAPMDSNYRRDKPGKSPMGMDLIPVYEEDASGTNDWGPGAITIAPHVVNNLGVRTSEVQLKTMHSEIKTVGYVQYDEDQLVHIHPRVDGWIEKLFVKAAGNPVEKGQPLYTLYSPQLVNAQEELLIALNRNNKSLIAAATERLRALQLSEKFIDELESSRKVKQNITFYSPQSGVVDGLKIREGFFVKPGNTLMSIGKLDQVWVEAEVFERDTAVIKEGLAVLMNLDYLPGKTWDGVVDYVYPTLNSKTRTLRVRLKFDNPEHHLKPNMFAQITIFADQDKEVIVVPKEAVIRTGSQDRVVLALGEGQFKSIEVTVGRVSQESIEILDGLTPDDVVVTSAQFLIDSESSKTSDFKRMTHDEEPQQLSEPANAATVNGTINSIDLANRILNISRGPIAKWNRPAVTMDFVVADDVDLSGFVVGDEVRFTFEVGDDFVITNISLKDDSPEEHVDHSNHE, from the coding sequence ATGCCAAACAATAACAACAACAATGGAATGTCACTTAAACTCGTCGCTGCTGTTATTTTTGGAACCCTTGTCGGTGCAGGTGCAATCAGTGCGTTACAAGGCACACCAAGCTCTACAGATGAAACCGAAGCTAGTGCAGAGAAAAAACCGCTTTATTGGGTGGCGCCAATGGACTCTAATTATCGACGAGACAAGCCGGGCAAATCGCCAATGGGCATGGATTTGATTCCTGTGTATGAAGAAGACGCGTCTGGAACGAATGATTGGGGACCTGGTGCAATTACCATTGCTCCACATGTCGTTAATAACTTAGGAGTTAGAACCTCTGAAGTGCAACTTAAAACAATGCACTCAGAAATAAAAACCGTGGGTTATGTACAGTACGATGAAGATCAGTTGGTCCACATTCACCCTAGAGTGGATGGTTGGATAGAAAAGCTCTTTGTCAAAGCGGCAGGTAACCCAGTCGAAAAAGGCCAACCTCTTTACACCTTGTATTCGCCTCAGTTAGTTAATGCTCAAGAAGAGTTGTTAATTGCGTTGAATCGGAACAACAAATCCCTTATTGCCGCCGCAACGGAGCGTTTAAGAGCGTTGCAATTGTCTGAAAAGTTTATCGATGAGCTCGAATCGAGCCGTAAAGTAAAACAAAATATCACGTTTTATTCTCCCCAATCGGGAGTGGTAGATGGCTTAAAAATCAGAGAGGGCTTTTTTGTTAAACCGGGCAATACTTTGATGAGCATTGGTAAGCTGGATCAAGTTTGGGTAGAAGCTGAAGTCTTTGAGCGAGACACTGCCGTTATAAAAGAAGGATTGGCGGTATTAATGAATCTAGACTATTTACCGGGCAAAACATGGGATGGCGTCGTTGATTATGTGTACCCAACACTAAATAGCAAAACACGGACACTGAGAGTCCGATTAAAGTTCGACAACCCAGAGCACCACTTAAAACCGAATATGTTTGCGCAAATCACGATTTTTGCAGACCAAGACAAGGAAGTGATTGTTGTGCCAAAAGAGGCGGTAATTCGCACTGGTAGCCAAGACCGTGTTGTTTTAGCCTTAGGAGAAGGGCAATTTAAGTCAATTGAAGTCACCGTCGGCAGGGTAAGCCAAGAGAGTATCGAAATCTTAGATGGACTGACGCCTGATGACGTAGTCGTCACATCTGCTCAGTTTTTAATAGATTCTGAATCAAGCAAAACCTCAGACTTTAAACGTATGACTCATGATGAAGAGCCTCAACAACTATCAGAGCCGGCAAATGCCGCAACAGTAAACGGCACTATCAACTCGATTGATCTCGCAAATCGAATTCTAAATATCAGCCGAGGACCGATAGCTAAATGGAATCGACCTGCGGTAACCATGGATTTTGTAGTGGCTGACGATGTAGACCTGTCCGGTTTTGTAGTTGGTGATGAAGTTAGATTTACCTTTGAAGTAGGTGATGACTTTGTCATAACAAACATCTCTCTGAAGGATGACAGCCCTGAAGAACATGTTGATCACAGTAATCATGAGTAG
- a CDS encoding TolC family protein — protein MMIKQSRFLLLLTLVPCLLQAQQTITLKQAVQLAQSNDPWLHGSKLKQTAMEHKSVASGSLPDPNVSISMANIPVDSWDLDQEGMTQFKVGVSQMFPRGDSLAIKERQLTIEASVFPLLRADRKAKLQAMVSELWLDAFLAQQTITLIESDRALFEQMAEVARASYSNAIGKTRQQDVIRAQLEIVQLEDRLQTEKLAYESAMTRLSEWLHRYDQTNFEFSTQPASFSVSDSLPQIKLKSVVLSSFANTYQYDRNELAAAFSQHPAIMAIDVKRKASEQGVELAKQQYKPKWGLNASYGYRNDMPSGAERADLFSVGITFDVPLFTKNRQDQVVSASIAESQAIKTEKLLVTKQMMSAVEKELKQLNRLSQRQSIYQQQLLTQMHDQAEASLTAYTNDDGDFAEVVRARIAELNARIAALKIDVETLKTVARINYYFATNTSAQNLENDYAKQ, from the coding sequence ATGATGATCAAACAGAGTCGTTTTTTATTACTTTTAACGCTGGTGCCTTGTCTTTTACAAGCTCAACAAACTATTACCCTAAAGCAAGCCGTTCAGCTCGCTCAGTCCAACGATCCATGGCTGCACGGTAGCAAGTTAAAGCAAACTGCGATGGAACACAAAAGTGTGGCATCGGGTTCACTGCCGGATCCAAATGTTTCGATTAGCATGGCAAACATTCCCGTCGATTCTTGGGATTTAGATCAAGAAGGAATGACTCAATTTAAAGTTGGGGTGTCTCAAATGTTTCCACGAGGCGATAGTTTGGCGATAAAAGAGCGTCAACTCACCATTGAAGCCTCTGTGTTTCCATTATTAAGAGCCGATAGAAAAGCAAAATTACAAGCAATGGTATCTGAATTGTGGTTAGACGCATTTTTGGCTCAACAAACGATTACATTGATTGAATCAGACCGTGCTTTATTTGAGCAAATGGCGGAAGTAGCGCGAGCGAGCTATTCAAATGCGATTGGTAAAACCAGACAACAAGATGTGATCAGAGCTCAGCTAGAAATTGTCCAGTTAGAAGACAGATTACAAACCGAAAAACTCGCATACGAATCGGCAATGACACGTTTGAGCGAATGGCTGCATCGATATGATCAGACTAACTTTGAATTTAGTACCCAACCAGCTAGTTTTTCTGTATCAGACTCATTGCCACAAATTAAATTGAAATCTGTGGTCTTATCGTCATTTGCAAACACCTATCAATACGACCGTAATGAACTGGCGGCTGCCTTTTCTCAACACCCCGCCATTATGGCGATTGACGTAAAGAGAAAAGCATCCGAGCAAGGCGTTGAGTTAGCAAAACAACAATACAAACCCAAATGGGGGCTGAACGCGAGTTATGGCTATCGCAATGATATGCCGTCAGGCGCTGAGCGTGCAGACTTATTTTCGGTTGGTATTACCTTTGATGTGCCGCTGTTTACCAAAAACCGTCAAGACCAAGTGGTCTCTGCATCTATAGCTGAGTCACAAGCGATAAAAACTGAAAAGTTGCTGGTGACAAAACAGATGATGAGTGCGGTTGAAAAAGAATTAAAACAACTTAACCGCTTGTCGCAGCGCCAATCGATTTATCAACAACAATTACTGACCCAAATGCACGATCAGGCAGAAGCATCCCTGACGGCTTACACCAATGACGACGGTGACTTTGCTGAGGTCGTAAGAGCCAGAATTGCCGAATTAAACGCAAGAATTGCAGCGTTAAAAATCGACGTTGAAACATTAAAAACCGTCGCTCGAATTAATTACTATTTTGCCACTAACACGAGTGCGCAAAATTTGGAGAATGATTATGCCAAACAATAA
- a CDS encoding hemolysin family protein: MGDALGIIILILFGALFAMAEISIAASRKIKLKVMADEGNDQAEAVIRLQDHPGRFFAMIQIALNAIAILGGIIGEQTLTPYTSQLVALVYSGPLAGQISFVLSFLAITSLFILFADLLPKRIAMIMPEAVAARVVRLMNGITFALTPFVMFFNSITNLVLRIFNVPTVREDIVTTEDIVAMMEAGAQHGSLQQQEYQLLGNVFELEGRTLSTAMTTRDAIVYFDIKDDNAAISAKILEHPHNHFLVCDGHLDKLVGLVESKQLLRQLLKGESTQLTDSLIDKDLFYLPETLTLSEALNEFKSAAQPFAVVVNEYAMVVGIVTLKDLMSSFMGDLVTFQGEQQIVQRDNNSWLVDGATPIVDIMKLLDIPEFPNDNQYETVAGFLIYMLKRIPKRTDYINHAGYKFEAIDINGIRVEQLLVTRLSEPESDSTIDSSQVS; the protein is encoded by the coding sequence ATGGGTGATGCACTGGGCATTATTATCTTGATATTATTTGGTGCCTTATTCGCAATGGCTGAGATTTCTATCGCAGCATCTCGCAAAATCAAATTAAAAGTCATGGCCGACGAAGGCAATGATCAAGCTGAAGCGGTAATTCGGCTTCAAGATCATCCCGGTCGGTTTTTCGCGATGATTCAAATCGCCTTAAACGCCATTGCTATTTTAGGTGGTATTATCGGCGAGCAAACTCTCACGCCCTATACCTCACAATTGGTTGCACTGGTTTATTCTGGTCCATTAGCTGGGCAAATTAGCTTTGTGTTATCGTTTTTAGCGATAACCTCTCTGTTTATTCTGTTTGCTGATTTGCTGCCCAAACGCATCGCGATGATCATGCCGGAGGCGGTCGCAGCACGAGTTGTCAGATTAATGAACGGCATTACCTTTGCGCTTACGCCTTTTGTCATGTTTTTTAACAGTATTACTAACTTAGTATTACGAATCTTTAATGTTCCAACCGTTCGGGAAGATATTGTCACGACCGAAGACATAGTGGCCATGATGGAAGCTGGTGCTCAGCACGGCTCACTGCAGCAACAAGAATATCAATTGTTAGGCAATGTTTTTGAGCTTGAAGGGCGAACGCTAAGTACGGCCATGACAACTCGAGATGCTATTGTATATTTTGACATCAAAGACGATAACGCCGCCATCAGCGCCAAAATTTTAGAGCACCCTCACAACCATTTTCTGGTGTGCGATGGGCATTTGGATAAGCTTGTTGGACTAGTCGAGTCCAAACAATTATTGCGCCAGTTGTTAAAGGGCGAATCCACTCAACTTACTGACAGCTTAATCGACAAGGATCTGTTTTACCTGCCAGAAACCTTAACCCTCTCAGAAGCGCTCAATGAATTTAAATCAGCGGCTCAGCCTTTTGCTGTTGTGGTTAATGAGTACGCAATGGTTGTCGGTATCGTTACGTTAAAGGACTTGATGAGTAGTTTTATGGGGGATTTGGTGACGTTTCAAGGCGAACAACAAATCGTCCAAAGAGACAACAATTCATGGCTGGTCGATGGTGCGACACCGATTGTAGATATCATGAAGTTACTCGATATTCCCGAGTTTCCAAATGACAATCAATACGAAACCGTTGCTGGATTTCTGATCTACATGCTCAAGCGTATCCCTAAACGCACAGATTACATCAACCATGCCGGTTATAAGTTCGAAGCGATAGATATTAATGGGATCCGAGTGGAGCAGTTATTAGTGACTCGGTTGAGTGAGCCTGAGTCAGACTCAACAATTGACAGCTCACAAGTGAGTTAA